From the Thermodesulfobacteriota bacterium genome, the window GAACTCCACTGAAACTGCCCTGAGAATACATATTTCTGTAATCTTTTTACCTACTGTTTCTAAAACTCTGCCGCCGAATAAAATAGCGCCTACCCCCATAGCAACTCCAGCTATCAGTGCTCCTTGGTAAGAACCTATCAGTCCCAGTCCTACAAGTGGGCCAACAGCGTTTGCCGAGTTATTGGCACCGGCAGAGAACGCTAAAAATGTGCCTGAGATTGTAATCAGTATTGTTAGAATTCGGTTTATCGACTTTTCTGAGTATCTCTCAGCTAAAAACTTAAGCGTTCTAAAGTAAAGATACTTCGCCATCAAGAAATTGATAATAAATGCGACAATTGGAGCAACTACCCACCATATTACAATTTCTAAGAACTTATCTGTATGAAGCGATTTTGAATATAAACCAATACCTACAATCGCACATACCACCGCCTGAGTAGTTGCTATAGGCACCTTTGCTACGTTTGCCCAAGTGATAAAAAATGAGGCAATAGCAAAAATTATTAAAACAAGTCCAATATGAGATGATAGTACTTCGCTGGGAACAAGCCCGTTACCTAATGTTTTTACTACAGGAGCCCCGGCAATCAAAGCACCCAATAGTGCGAACACTGCAATTATGATAACAGCCTGTTTTTTAGTTCTAACACCTGCGCCATAGGCAGTTGCCATTGAGGCTGCTGAATTATTTGCGCCAATATTTAGCGCTAGAAAAGCTGCTAGACCTATGGCTGTGATTAATATTATGTCCACTTTATCCTTCCTAACTTAAAATACTATAAACATTATGATAAATTAATCCCGCTAATAGATGCAAAGTAGATGCCATCAATAAAAGTTTGAATAATAACAGAGACTTATAGAATCTGTGTTTGCTATATTGATTACTTTAGTAACACTCTGTATACTTTTGTTACACACAAGGAGATTAAATTGAGTACAAATATAACCCTTTATACACAAAATTTGGGTCTGTCTGAAGTTATTGGTAATGCTCTATCCGATATCTGTGATTTCAGGGTATTAACAGATTCTACGGGCTCAAAAGATAGCGATGTATCTCTTCTGGACGTCGATACAATGGGCGTAGGCCCTCTAAATCAATTAAAGAAAGATAGTTTTGTAATTGTAATAACCCAGGAAAAAGGAGCTCGGTATTTAATTGAGTCTATGACATTTGGTGCATTTGATTGCATTACAGATCCTATCAATAACCCTAAATTAGTTGATTCTGTAAAAAGAGCTATAGGAATTAAAACTGAATTAAAAGGGGAGCCTCTAGAATTTGCTGGCGATGTTGTCGGCAGCAGTGTTAGCTGCGCCATAGTAGGCGACTCGCCAATGCTTCAAGAGGTTTGCAAATTAATTGGGCAGGTAGGACGAGTAGACGTGCCGGTCCTAATAACGGGAGAAAGCGGAACAGGAAAAGAGCTTGTGGCTGAGTCTATTTGGAAAGTTAGCACTCGCTTCGAAGAGCCTTTTGTAGTTCTTAACTGCGCCGCCATACCTGAGAACCTTTTAGAGGCAGAGCTCTTTGGATATGAGAAGGGAGCGTTCACAGGAGCTGATACATCGAGAACAGGCAAATTTGAGGAAGCTGACGGTGGCATTATGTTCTTAGATGAAATTGGGGATATGTCTTTATCCCTTCAGGCAAAGGTTTTAAGGGTTATTCAGAGCGGTACATTTCATAGACTTGGGAGTAGTAAAGAAATATCAGTTAATGTCCGCTTAATTACAGCCACCAACAAAAATCTTGAGGAGCTGGTTCGAACAGGCAGATTCAGAGAAGATCTATATTTTAGAATAAACGTTGTAAAAATTCATTTGCCGCCTCTTAAAGAGAGAAAAGAGGATATACCTCTTCTAATGGAATGTCTCACAAGAAGACACGGCAGTCAGGCGGGAAAAGATATACATGGAGTAACTAATGAGTTTAGAGACCAGCTCATGAGATATGACTGGCCGGGGAATGTCAGAGAGCTTGAAAATTCTATAAGAAAGGCAATCGCATTTACCAAAACCAACTATCTGACTTCATACGATTTAGAACTTAACCATAGTTATAAATCTATTGAGACAAAGGAGTCTCCCTCTCTAACAGACGCACTTAAAGGATCTGTGAAAGGCATGCTGAGTTCTGAAGATGAAAACAATGTATATAATAAAATTGTAAAAGAGGCAGAAAAAATACTTTTGAAAGAGGCATTAAATGCGTGCGGATGGAACAGATCAAAAGCCGCAAGGAAATTGGGAATTAATAGGATCACCCTACGTAGAAAACTTGAAGAGTACGATATCAAAGCGCCTTAGTTTTTTTATTTGTATGTCCAGATTTTAGCTTTAGAGAAGTTCACTGATTTTAAATATTGAATAAAAGCTTATGCCCATTTCCTCAAATTTTGCTTGGGCACCTTCTTCCCTGTCAACAATTACAAAGAGTTTTCTAACATCGGCGCCCATATCTCTAACCGCGTTTATGGCCTTAATAACTGAACCGCCGCTTGTCACCACATCTTCAACCATTGCTACTTTGTCTTCTGGAGTTAGGTTGCCCTCAATGAGTTTTCCGGTGCCATGGCCCTTTTCTTCTTTGCGAACTAAAAAACCTGGTAAAGGATAGCTCTGCTCATGACTCAGGGACAAAATCGACCCTACTATCGGATCAGCTCCCATTGTGGGCCCTCCAACAGCACTTATAGAAGAATCTTTTTTGATCTCCTCTAAAAAAATGGCCCCAACAAGATTTACACCTTCAGCATCAAGAGTTGTAAGTCTTGCGTCAATATAGTAATTACTTTTCTTTCCAGAGGCTAGTGTAAAATCCCCTCTGAGTATAGATTTTTCGAGCAGTATTTCTTTTAGACGTTCCTTATCGCTTTGAGCCATTTCGAGACAATCTAACCTCAAAGGGGACTTATTGTCAATTACTTGTCGCCTTCAGACTCTATTTGGAAAAGAGCCCCCAAATTTATGCTTCCATGCTACGCCGAATCCTTATGTATATCAAGCAGCTAAGTTGAGATCAAGTTGACCTTTTATTGCATAATAAGTTTGTTAAATCTGGACAGATCTAATATGCAGTATTTTATTGCCTGATTTAGATGAGGCATTGATATAGCTAAAAAAGTAACAAAAAGACCAATAAAAATAATTTTTTCAAGACCAAAACGCTTGATTGGAGAATTCGGCTAGGCATTATTGTTTGCTAGTATTGCTCTAGTTATCTTGTAAAACCATGAATTAAAACTTTGTGATAAATTGTACAAATCCTATTGGAAGAAGCTCCAGTATTGCAGCTTCAATTCTAAATACATAACCTGTTAAGAAAAGCAATCCGACAATGATAAATATTAGTGCCATTGTAGGTTTAAGATATTTATTTGCTTTTGTTATCTGTGCTTTCCAACTATTAATTGATGGAAACGACAAGCGAGAAAGAATTAGTAAAGGTGTCACAGTTCCAATAGAAAAAATCAACATGGTTAAGAAGGCTAATAAAAGGCTTTCACCTTGAGCTGCTAGCGAGATAGCAGCGCCTAAAGTAGGCCCTATGCAAGGTGCCCATACAAGACCCAAGACTAAACCTAATAGAAACTGCCCCCATAAGCCCTTGAACTCTATTTGAGAAATGTAGTTATTAAGCCCGCCAGTCAAATGAGAAGCATTAGCTGAAAATTTTTGATAAAATGGACTTATTAGCAATATTATGCCAAAAAACACTAAGGCGGAGCCAGCAATCTGTCTTAATAAATCTTGACTTAAGCCTATTGAATGACCAATTGTGGCAAGCAAAAAGCCGAAACTTGTGAATGAAACAACCAATCCTAATGAAAGTAGAAGCGGACCTTTTTTATGCTCGTTTAATACTCCATAAAGTATTATGGGTAGCAGCGGCAACACACAAGGCGACAATAACGTAACCAGACCTGCGATATACGCTAAAACCAAAGTACCCATAATACTTTCCTTAATAATCTCAAAATACTAACTAAGCACCTGTGGAAATAAGTTCTAGTAGCTTTTGTTTATTGGTCTCACCTACCACTCTTCCTGTTTCATTCTCGCCTTTAAAAACAATAATAGTGCTTTGCTTAATTACCTTAAACTTCTCAACAGCTTTTTTCTGATCTGTGAAATTAATTTTCATAAAAACAGCATTAGGGTAAATCTTTTTAGCTTCTTCAATAGTTGGGTGTTGGGCTTTACATGTTGAGCAACCTTTTTTCCAAACATCAATCACTATTTGTTTGCCGGCCTGTTGTGCTGCTGCGAATACATCATCAGAATAGCTGACAGATAGAGCTTGTTCTGATTGAGGTTTATTCATCGCATAACTTTCATTGCCGACTCCTAAAATTGCCAAGAAACTTAGCATAAATGCTGCAAATAAAAGTTTATAATTAGACAAAGTTTTTCTCCTGCCTACTCCATATTTATCTAGAATAATTTTAATCATATTAAGACCTCCTGTTTTTTTGTTTCAACTCTAATAACGAACGGGGCCTTTATTTGATCGCAGCAATTTTACTCTAGCTATAAAAGCCTAATTGAAAAATTTAATTGAGA encodes:
- a CDS encoding cytochrome c biogenesis CcdA family protein yields the protein MGTLVLAYIAGLVTLLSPCVLPLLPIILYGVLNEHKKGPLLLSLGLVVSFTSFGFLLATIGHSIGLSQDLLRQIAGSALVFFGIILLISPFYQKFSANASHLTGGLNNYISQIEFKGLWGQFLLGLVLGLVWAPCIGPTLGAAISLAAQGESLLLAFLTMLIFSIGTVTPLLILSRLSFPSINSWKAQITKANKYLKPTMALIFIIVGLLFLTGYVFRIEAAILELLPIGFVQFITKF
- the pyrE gene encoding orotate phosphoribosyltransferase, with translation MAQSDKERLKEILLEKSILRGDFTLASGKKSNYYIDARLTTLDAEGVNLVGAIFLEEIKKDSSISAVGGPTMGADPIVGSILSLSHEQSYPLPGFLVRKEEKGHGTGKLIEGNLTPEDKVAMVEDVVTSGGSVIKAINAVRDMGADVRKLFVIVDREEGAQAKFEEMGISFYSIFKISELL
- a CDS encoding inorganic phosphate transporter; translated protein: MDIILITAIGLAAFLALNIGANNSAASMATAYGAGVRTKKQAVIIIAVFALLGALIAGAPVVKTLGNGLVPSEVLSSHIGLVLIIFAIASFFITWANVAKVPIATTQAVVCAIVGIGLYSKSLHTDKFLEIVIWWVVAPIVAFIINFLMAKYLYFRTLKFLAERYSEKSINRILTILITISGTFLAFSAGANNSANAVGPLVGLGLIGSYQGALIAGVAMGVGAILFGGRVLETVGKKITEICILRAVSVEFTGAALILIASFAGIPVSIAEIITSGIIGFSCAQQGFGVTAKNRHVMQIAFFWVVIPFIAVAMGYGLTSLYFTYGVDEFITMNFAF
- a CDS encoding thioredoxin family protein; translated protein: MIKIILDKYGVGRRKTLSNYKLLFAAFMLSFLAILGVGNESYAMNKPQSEQALSVSYSDDVFAAAQQAGKQIVIDVWKKGCSTCKAQHPTIEEAKKIYPNAVFMKINFTDQKKAVEKFKVIKQSTIIVFKGENETGRVVGETNKQKLLELISTGA
- a CDS encoding sigma-54 dependent transcriptional regulator, whose protein sequence is MSTNITLYTQNLGLSEVIGNALSDICDFRVLTDSTGSKDSDVSLLDVDTMGVGPLNQLKKDSFVIVITQEKGARYLIESMTFGAFDCITDPINNPKLVDSVKRAIGIKTELKGEPLEFAGDVVGSSVSCAIVGDSPMLQEVCKLIGQVGRVDVPVLITGESGTGKELVAESIWKVSTRFEEPFVVLNCAAIPENLLEAELFGYEKGAFTGADTSRTGKFEEADGGIMFLDEIGDMSLSLQAKVLRVIQSGTFHRLGSSKEISVNVRLITATNKNLEELVRTGRFREDLYFRINVVKIHLPPLKERKEDIPLLMECLTRRHGSQAGKDIHGVTNEFRDQLMRYDWPGNVRELENSIRKAIAFTKTNYLTSYDLELNHSYKSIETKESPSLTDALKGSVKGMLSSEDENNVYNKIVKEAEKILLKEALNACGWNRSKAARKLGINRITLRRKLEEYDIKAP